One region of Marivirga arenosa genomic DNA includes:
- the fumC gene encoding class II fumarate hydratase, giving the protein MEYRIEKDTMGEVKVPADKYWGAQTERSRNNFKIGAEASMPLEIVHGFAYLKKAAAHTNHELGVLSKEKRDLISKVCDEILDNKHNDQFPLVIWQTGSGTQSNMNVNEVVSNRSQILAGKTYEDEKVVHPNDDVNKSQSSNDTFPTGMHIACYKMVIETTIPGIEKLRDTLKKKSEEFKKVVKIGRTHLMDATPLTIGQEFSGYVSQLDHGIKALKNTLDHLSEIALGGTAVGTGINTPEGYAELVAKKIAEFSGLPFRTAENKFEALAAHDAIVESHGALKQIAVSLNKIGNDIRLLASGPRSGIGEIIIPANEPGSSIMPGKVNPTQAEALTMVCAQVMGNDVAITIGGTQGHYELNVFKPVMAANFLQSARLIGDACVSFNDNCAVGIEPNYERIKEHLDNSLMLVTALNTKIGYEKAAKIAKTAHENGTRLKDEAVNLGYLTAEEFDEWVRPEDMIGSLKKH; this is encoded by the coding sequence ATGGAATATAGAATAGAAAAAGACACAATGGGCGAAGTAAAAGTACCAGCTGACAAGTACTGGGGTGCCCAAACCGAAAGAAGTAGAAACAATTTTAAAATTGGTGCTGAAGCAAGCATGCCTTTAGAAATTGTTCATGGTTTTGCTTATTTAAAAAAAGCTGCTGCTCATACTAACCATGAACTAGGAGTTTTAAGTAAAGAAAAAAGAGATCTGATTTCTAAAGTTTGTGATGAAATTTTAGACAATAAACATAATGACCAATTCCCATTAGTAATCTGGCAAACAGGTTCAGGTACTCAGTCTAATATGAATGTGAATGAGGTAGTATCAAACAGATCACAAATATTAGCAGGTAAAACATATGAAGATGAAAAAGTTGTTCATCCGAATGATGACGTGAACAAATCACAGTCTTCAAATGATACCTTCCCTACAGGCATGCACATTGCTTGTTATAAAATGGTGATAGAAACTACCATACCAGGTATTGAAAAATTAAGAGATACCTTAAAGAAAAAATCAGAAGAATTTAAAAAGGTAGTTAAAATAGGAAGAACTCACCTTATGGACGCAACTCCACTGACTATTGGTCAAGAATTTTCTGGTTATGTGTCTCAATTAGATCATGGAATAAAAGCTCTAAAAAATACGTTAGATCACTTATCTGAAATTGCACTAGGCGGTACTGCTGTAGGAACTGGTATTAATACTCCTGAAGGTTATGCTGAATTAGTAGCTAAAAAAATAGCTGAATTTTCTGGTTTACCTTTCAGAACAGCAGAAAACAAATTTGAAGCTTTAGCAGCTCACGATGCGATTGTAGAATCACATGGAGCATTAAAGCAAATTGCTGTTTCTTTAAATAAGATTGGAAATGACATTAGATTACTAGCCTCTGGCCCTAGATCCGGAATTGGCGAAATTATAATTCCTGCAAACGAGCCTGGATCATCGATTATGCCAGGAAAGGTTAACCCTACTCAAGCAGAAGCCTTGACCATGGTATGTGCACAAGTAATGGGTAATGATGTAGCCATTACAATAGGGGGTACTCAAGGTCATTATGAGTTAAATGTGTTTAAACCAGTAATGGCTGCTAATTTTCTTCAATCAGCAAGATTAATTGGTGATGCTTGTGTATCATTTAATGATAATTGTGCAGTAGGAATTGAGCCAAACTATGAAAGAATTAAAGAACATTTAGATAATTCTTTAATGTTGGTAACTGCCTTAAATACTAAAATTGGGTATGAAAAAGCGGCTAAAATCGCTAAAACAGCTCATGAAAATGGTACTCGCTTAAAAGATGAAGCAGTGAATTTAGGTTATTTAACTGCCGAAGAATTTGATGAATGGGTAAGACCAGAAGATATGATTGGAAGCCTTAAGAAACATTAA
- a CDS encoding SPOR domain-containing protein — protein sequence MKSKISFIAILMIFCMAFSVSAQLSKEEKKEMKSLAKELKKNPEQMKAMVDENESLKSSVASLTAEVENLKGQLSNKNAEIAAAKAEAQEAKAMAEAQRQRANEMAKKAKEANNSEPAALDESGTWFKVQVGAFENIDMSEYFKNNPNFSGEDTEEGLQRITLGRFRDYWEADKFKKALRQMGVKEAWIVPYKDGVRVPLKEVLENLTAKPQGAGN from the coding sequence ATGAAAAGCAAGATCAGTTTTATCGCCATCCTTATGATTTTTTGCATGGCTTTTTCAGTTTCTGCTCAATTGAGCAAGGAAGAAAAGAAAGAAATGAAAAGCTTAGCAAAAGAGCTTAAGAAAAACCCAGAGCAAATGAAAGCTATGGTGGACGAAAACGAAAGTTTAAAAAGCTCAGTAGCAAGCTTAACTGCAGAAGTTGAAAACCTTAAAGGACAACTTAGCAATAAAAATGCTGAGATCGCAGCTGCAAAAGCTGAAGCACAAGAAGCAAAAGCTATGGCTGAAGCTCAAAGACAAAGAGCTAATGAGATGGCAAAAAAAGCAAAGGAAGCTAATAATAGCGAACCTGCAGCTTTAGATGAAAGTGGTACTTGGTTTAAAGTTCAAGTTGGCGCTTTTGAAAACATCGACATGTCTGAATACTTTAAAAACAATCCAAATTTCAGCGGTGAAGATACTGAAGAAGGTTTGCAAAGAATTACTTTAGGGAGATTCAGAGATTATTGGGAAGCCGATAAATTCAAAAAAGCACTTAGGCAAATGGGCGTTAAAGAAGCCTGGATTGTTCCATATAAAGACGGTGTAAGAGTTCCGTTAAAAGAAGTTTTAGAAAATCTTACTGCAAAGCCACAAGGCGCAGGAAATTAA
- a CDS encoding bifunctional UDP-N-acetylmuramoyl-tripeptide:D-alanyl-D-alanine ligase/alanine racemase — protein MNLKTYRYTSLKFDFSLLPNLTKGEITQLHQDHSIENIFIDSRNIVVSYKNIFIAIEGERHDGHQFIQELYSKGIRNFIIEKDVNYIEFAEANFFKVESSIQALQQIAGKNRAKFKGILIGITGSNGKTIVKEWLAKLIESVYSVYRSPRSYNSQVGVPLSLWHINDYQDYAIIEAGISQMHEMEKLEAIIKPNIGIYTNLGTAHDEGFPSLEEKAHQKARLFKDSKTIIFCKDFPEISNALHNLPNLEDKEFIGWSFEDNTSNYFVETEERENGIAIRIPYREEFFIFTVPFKDYASLENITHCLLLLLHEGVPIKIIQNTLNEIRPLKMRLETKKGKNNTYLVDDSYNNDLVGLDTALHFFAQQKQYQKRVLILSDLLQTGLSGDILYKQLAERIENENIDQLIGIGSEIQQLKSFYHGKIELFNSTNEFLDYEQTHPFHNSVILIKGARKFGFEAIVQRLEQKIHGTVLEIDLNKITHNLNFYRSRLKPNVKTMVMVKAFAYGSSSHEIANWLEFHNVDYLAVAYADEGVILRQHGIKLPIMVMNPDPRSFELLHHYNLEPEIYSFSLLNDYVNYTRSFDYKAKIHLKLDTGMHRLGFEPFEIEDLIPILKKNPHIHVSSIFSHLAASDEASHNGFSAQQAMSFKKAADDIISYIGYKPILHLLNSPGISRFPDYQFDMVRLGVGLYGIDTTGLHPGELLPVSTLKTVISQVKHIKKGDTIGYSRKGLAIEDMKIATISIGYADGFNRKFSQGVGMVKINGKLAPVIGNVCMDMTMVDVSEIDCAAGDEVIVFGDEPNITKMAKSIDTIPYEILTNVSERVKRVFYTE, from the coding sequence TTGAATCTTAAAACATACCGTTACACATCCTTGAAATTTGATTTTTCTTTACTGCCCAATCTAACCAAAGGAGAAATTACTCAACTCCATCAGGATCACAGTATTGAAAATATTTTTATCGACAGTAGAAATATTGTTGTTAGCTATAAAAATATATTTATAGCTATTGAGGGTGAAAGACATGATGGCCACCAATTCATCCAAGAGCTTTATTCTAAGGGCATCCGAAATTTTATAATTGAAAAGGATGTAAACTATATTGAGTTTGCTGAGGCTAATTTTTTTAAAGTTGAGAGTTCTATTCAAGCCTTACAACAAATTGCGGGTAAAAATAGAGCTAAATTTAAGGGCATACTTATTGGAATAACAGGAAGCAATGGTAAAACCATTGTCAAAGAATGGTTAGCTAAGTTAATCGAATCTGTTTATTCTGTTTATAGAAGTCCTAGAAGCTATAATTCACAAGTAGGTGTACCCCTTTCACTTTGGCACATTAACGATTATCAAGATTATGCCATTATAGAAGCTGGCATTTCACAAATGCATGAAATGGAAAAGCTTGAAGCTATAATAAAACCTAATATTGGTATTTACACCAATTTAGGCACAGCACATGATGAAGGTTTTCCTAGCTTAGAAGAAAAAGCACATCAAAAAGCTCGATTATTTAAGGATAGTAAAACTATTATTTTTTGTAAAGATTTTCCAGAAATATCTAATGCTTTACATAATCTTCCCAATCTGGAAGATAAGGAATTTATAGGTTGGTCTTTTGAAGACAACACGTCCAACTACTTTGTTGAAACCGAAGAAAGAGAAAATGGAATTGCCATTAGAATACCATATAGGGAGGAGTTCTTCATTTTTACAGTGCCTTTTAAAGATTATGCATCTTTAGAAAATATAACACATTGCTTGCTATTGCTTCTTCATGAAGGCGTTCCTATCAAAATCATTCAAAATACTTTAAATGAAATCCGCCCTTTAAAAATGAGGTTAGAAACCAAAAAAGGGAAAAATAACACTTATTTGGTGGACGATTCATACAATAATGACTTAGTAGGACTGGATACTGCTTTGCATTTCTTTGCACAACAAAAACAATATCAGAAAAGAGTTTTAATCTTGTCTGATTTACTTCAAACTGGCTTAAGTGGAGATATCTTATACAAACAATTAGCCGAAAGGATTGAAAATGAAAATATTGACCAATTGATAGGTATTGGATCTGAAATTCAGCAATTAAAAAGCTTTTATCATGGTAAAATAGAACTCTTTAATTCAACTAATGAATTTTTAGATTATGAACAAACCCATCCGTTTCACAATAGTGTGATTTTAATTAAGGGTGCTAGAAAATTTGGCTTTGAAGCCATAGTTCAGCGATTAGAGCAAAAAATTCATGGAACAGTCTTAGAGATTGATCTTAATAAAATTACTCACAACCTGAACTTTTACAGATCACGGCTAAAACCTAATGTTAAAACCATGGTAATGGTAAAAGCATTTGCTTATGGAAGTAGTAGCCATGAAATCGCAAATTGGCTTGAATTCCATAATGTTGATTATTTAGCGGTTGCCTACGCTGATGAAGGAGTTATTTTACGACAGCATGGAATTAAACTCCCTATTATGGTCATGAATCCTGATCCACGCTCATTTGAATTACTTCATCACTATAATTTAGAACCTGAAATATATAGTTTTAGTTTGTTAAATGACTATGTGAATTATACCAGAAGTTTTGATTATAAAGCTAAAATCCATTTAAAACTGGATACGGGTATGCATAGGCTAGGGTTTGAACCTTTTGAAATTGAAGATTTAATACCTATTCTAAAGAAAAATCCTCATATCCATGTTTCTTCCATATTTAGCCATTTAGCTGCTTCGGATGAAGCCTCACATAATGGTTTTTCTGCTCAACAGGCTATGTCTTTTAAAAAAGCCGCTGACGATATCATCAGTTACATAGGATATAAGCCTATCCTTCACCTCTTAAATAGCCCAGGCATCAGTCGCTTTCCAGATTATCAGTTTGATATGGTGCGCTTAGGGGTGGGTCTTTACGGAATTGACACTACAGGTTTACATCCTGGTGAATTATTGCCCGTTTCTACTTTGAAAACCGTAATTTCTCAAGTGAAGCATATTAAGAAAGGAGATACAATAGGATATTCACGAAAAGGCCTAGCAATTGAAGATATGAAAATTGCTACCATATCGATCGGTTATGCAGATGGCTTCAACAGAAAGTTTAGTCAAGGAGTGGGAATGGTAAAGATTAACGGGAAATTAGCCCCAGTAATTGGCAATGTTTGCATGGACATGACAATGGTGGATGTAAGTGAAATTGATTGTGCAGCTGGTGATGAAGTTATTGTTTTTGGTGATGAGCCCAACATTACAAAAATGGCTAAATCTATTGATACCATACCTTATGAGATCTTAACCAATGTGAGTGAAAGAGTAAAAAGAGTATTTTATACTGAGTAA